The following are encoded in a window of Oncorhynchus keta strain PuntledgeMale-10-30-2019 chromosome 10, Oket_V2, whole genome shotgun sequence genomic DNA:
- the LOC118389261 gene encoding keratin, type I cytoskeletal 19-like isoform X2: MSIVASRSSSRRYSSRSGVGSSGLSLSGGMQFSSGLGGGMSRMSVSSVGSSRAPSVYGGAGGYGTRISQSTFPMDGPGQITIGANEKHTMQNLNDRLATYLEKVRSLEAANSKLELQIKEFYEMRSPTHKKDASGFYGTITDICNKIQARSVENSQMILRVDNARLAADDFKMKLETEANMRMKMEGNVARERGVLDSFTLTRAELEIQIEGLKEELVYLRKNHEEEMHLMRTLHCGAVNVEMDCASSVDMSKVLEEMRTQYEGMITKNQRDAAKWFESKVEVLQNQITTSTTEMKTSQSQVTDLKRTFQSLEIELHGLLTQKGYLEQSVVDVNGRHGSQLSQLQVCINSMEEELQQLNVSIQQQASEYQILLDIKMRLEMEIAEYRRLLDGEGLSRNVETRQEIRKVIVVEKVQEVQQIQEVVEEYNPHMQKRVRVIVEEMVDGKVVSTSVDEKVQDMT; encoded by the exons ATGTCCATTGTAGCCAGTCGCAGTAGTAGCCGTAGATACAGCTCACGTAGCGGTGTCGGTTCGAGTGGCCTCAGTTTGTCCGGTGGGATGCAGTTTTCCAGCGGTTTGGGAGGCGGTATGTCCCGTATGAGCGTGTCCTCTGTTGGGAGCAGTCGCGCGCCGAGTGTATATGGAGGTGCCGGGGGATACGGCACCCGTATCTCTCAATCCACTTTCCCTATGGACGGGCCAGGCCAGATCACTATCGGTGCCAACGAGAAGCATACCATGCAAAATCTGAACGATCGTTTGGCCACCTACCTGGAAAAG GTGCGCTCTCTAGAGGCAGCCAATAGCAAGTTGGAGTTGCAGATCAAAGAGTTCTACGAGATGAGATCACCGACTCACAAGAAGGACGCCAGTGGGTTCTATGGCACCATCACAGACATCTGCAACAAG ATCCAAGCCAGGTCTGTGGAGAACTCTCAGATGATCCTGCGGGTGGATAATGCCAGACTTGCAGCTGATGACTTCAAGATGAA GTTAGAGACGGAGGCTAACATGCGTATGAAGATGGAAGGGAATGTGGCTCGTGAGAGAGGAGTCCTAGACAGCTTTACACTCACCAGAGCAGAACTGGAGATACAGATTGAGGGGCTGAAGGAGGAGCTGGTCTACCTCAGGAAGAACCACGAGGAG GAGATGCATTTGATGCGGACGCTGCATTGTGGTGCTGTGAATGTGGAGATGGACTGTGCTTCCTCAGTGGACATGAGCAAGGTGCTGGAGGAGATGAGGACCCAGTATGAGGGCATGATAACGAAGAACCAGAGAGATGCTGCCAAGTGGTTTGAGAGCAAG gtggagGTGCTTCAGAACCAGATCACCACCAGCACCACAGAGATGAAGACCTCTCAGTCTCAGGTGACCGACCTGAAGAGGACCTTCCAGAGCCTGGAGATTGAACTGCATGGCCTGCTCACTCAG AAGGGGTACCTGGAGCAGAGCGTCGTTGATGTAAACGGCCGCCACGGCTCCCAGCTGAGCCAGCTGCAGGTTTGTATCAACAGCATGGAGGAGGAGCTGCAGCAGCTCAACGTCAGCATCCAGCAGCAGGCCTCTGAGTACCAGATCCTCCTGGACATCAAGATGAGGCTGGAGATGGAGATCGCTGAGTACAGGAGGCTGCTGGATGGAGAGGGACTCAG TAGGAATGTGGAGACCAGACAGGAGATCAGGAAAGTGATCGTGGTCGAGAAGGTCCAGGAAGTACAACAAATCCAGGAAGTGGTGGAAG
- the LOC118389261 gene encoding keratin, type I cytoskeletal 19-like isoform X6, which yields MSIVASRSSSRRYSSRSGVGSSGLSLSGGMQFSSGLGGGMSRMSVSSVGSSRAPSVYGGAGGYGTRISQSTFPMDGPGQITIGANEKHTMQNLNDRLATYLEKVRSLEAANSKLELQIKEFYEMRSPTHKKDASGFYGTITDICNKIQARSVENSQMILRVDNARLAADDFKMKLETEANMRMKMEGNVARERGVLDSFTLTRAELEIQIEGLKEELVYLRKNHEEEMHLMRTLHCGAVNVEMDCASSVDMSKVLEEMRTQYEGMITKNQRDAAKWFESKVEVLQNQITTSTTEMKTSQSQVTDLKRTFQSLEIELHGLLTQKGYLEQSVVDVNGRHGSQLSQLQVCINSMEEELQQLNVSIQQQASEYQILLDIKMRLEMEIAEYRRLLDGEGLRNVETRQEIRKVIVVEKVQEVQQIQEVVEEYNPHMQKRVRVIVEEMVDGKVVSTSVDEKVQDMT from the exons ATGTCCATTGTAGCCAGTCGCAGTAGTAGCCGTAGATACAGCTCACGTAGCGGTGTCGGTTCGAGTGGCCTCAGTTTGTCCGGTGGGATGCAGTTTTCCAGCGGTTTGGGAGGCGGTATGTCCCGTATGAGCGTGTCCTCTGTTGGGAGCAGTCGCGCGCCGAGTGTATATGGAGGTGCCGGGGGATACGGCACCCGTATCTCTCAATCCACTTTCCCTATGGACGGGCCAGGCCAGATCACTATCGGTGCCAACGAGAAGCATACCATGCAAAATCTGAACGATCGTTTGGCCACCTACCTGGAAAAG GTGCGCTCTCTAGAGGCAGCCAATAGCAAGTTGGAGTTGCAGATCAAAGAGTTCTACGAGATGAGATCACCGACTCACAAGAAGGACGCCAGTGGGTTCTATGGCACCATCACAGACATCTGCAACAAG ATCCAAGCCAGGTCTGTGGAGAACTCTCAGATGATCCTGCGGGTGGATAATGCCAGACTTGCAGCTGATGACTTCAAGATGAA GTTAGAGACGGAGGCTAACATGCGTATGAAGATGGAAGGGAATGTGGCTCGTGAGAGAGGAGTCCTAGACAGCTTTACACTCACCAGAGCAGAACTGGAGATACAGATTGAGGGGCTGAAGGAGGAGCTGGTCTACCTCAGGAAGAACCACGAGGAG GAGATGCATTTGATGCGGACGCTGCATTGTGGTGCTGTGAATGTGGAGATGGACTGTGCTTCCTCAGTGGACATGAGCAAGGTGCTGGAGGAGATGAGGACCCAGTATGAGGGCATGATAACGAAGAACCAGAGAGATGCTGCCAAGTGGTTTGAGAGCAAG gtggagGTGCTTCAGAACCAGATCACCACCAGCACCACAGAGATGAAGACCTCTCAGTCTCAGGTGACCGACCTGAAGAGGACCTTCCAGAGCCTGGAGATTGAACTGCATGGCCTGCTCACTCAG AAGGGGTACCTGGAGCAGAGCGTCGTTGATGTAAACGGCCGCCACGGCTCCCAGCTGAGCCAGCTGCAGGTTTGTATCAACAGCATGGAGGAGGAGCTGCAGCAGCTCAACGTCAGCATCCAGCAGCAGGCCTCTGAGTACCAGATCCTCCTGGACATCAAGATGAGGCTGGAGATGGAGATCGCTGAGTACAGGAGGCTGCTGGATGGAGAGGGACTCAG GAATGTGGAGACCAGACAGGAGATCAGGAAAGTGATCGTGGTCGAGAAGGTCCAGGAAGTACAACAAATCCAGGAAGTGGTGGAAG
- the LOC118389261 gene encoding keratin, type I cytoskeletal 19-like isoform X1: MSIVASRSSSRRYSSRSGVGSSGLSLSGGMQFSSGLGGGMSRMSVSSVGSSRAPSVYGGAGGYGTRISQSTFPMDGPGQITIGANEKHTMQNLNDRLATYLEKVRSLEAANSKLELQIKEFYEMRSPTHKKDASGFYGTITDICNKIQARSVENSQMILRVDNARLAADDFKMKLETEANMRMKMEGNVARERGVLDSFTLTRAELEIQIEGLKEELVYLRKNHEEEMHLMRTLHCGAVNVEMDCASSVDMSKVLEEMRTQYEGMITKNQRDAAKWFESKVEVLQNQITTSTTEMKTSQSQVTDLKRTFQSLEIELHGLLTQKGYLEQSVVDVNGRHGSQLSQLQVCINSMEEELQQLNVSIQQQASEYQILLDIKMRLEMEIAEYRRLLDGEGLSRNVETRQEIRKVIVVEKVQEVQQIQEVVEEYNPHMQKRVRVIVEEMVDGKVVSTSVDEKVQDMN; this comes from the exons ATGTCCATTGTAGCCAGTCGCAGTAGTAGCCGTAGATACAGCTCACGTAGCGGTGTCGGTTCGAGTGGCCTCAGTTTGTCCGGTGGGATGCAGTTTTCCAGCGGTTTGGGAGGCGGTATGTCCCGTATGAGCGTGTCCTCTGTTGGGAGCAGTCGCGCGCCGAGTGTATATGGAGGTGCCGGGGGATACGGCACCCGTATCTCTCAATCCACTTTCCCTATGGACGGGCCAGGCCAGATCACTATCGGTGCCAACGAGAAGCATACCATGCAAAATCTGAACGATCGTTTGGCCACCTACCTGGAAAAG GTGCGCTCTCTAGAGGCAGCCAATAGCAAGTTGGAGTTGCAGATCAAAGAGTTCTACGAGATGAGATCACCGACTCACAAGAAGGACGCCAGTGGGTTCTATGGCACCATCACAGACATCTGCAACAAG ATCCAAGCCAGGTCTGTGGAGAACTCTCAGATGATCCTGCGGGTGGATAATGCCAGACTTGCAGCTGATGACTTCAAGATGAA GTTAGAGACGGAGGCTAACATGCGTATGAAGATGGAAGGGAATGTGGCTCGTGAGAGAGGAGTCCTAGACAGCTTTACACTCACCAGAGCAGAACTGGAGATACAGATTGAGGGGCTGAAGGAGGAGCTGGTCTACCTCAGGAAGAACCACGAGGAG GAGATGCATTTGATGCGGACGCTGCATTGTGGTGCTGTGAATGTGGAGATGGACTGTGCTTCCTCAGTGGACATGAGCAAGGTGCTGGAGGAGATGAGGACCCAGTATGAGGGCATGATAACGAAGAACCAGAGAGATGCTGCCAAGTGGTTTGAGAGCAAG gtggagGTGCTTCAGAACCAGATCACCACCAGCACCACAGAGATGAAGACCTCTCAGTCTCAGGTGACCGACCTGAAGAGGACCTTCCAGAGCCTGGAGATTGAACTGCATGGCCTGCTCACTCAG AAGGGGTACCTGGAGCAGAGCGTCGTTGATGTAAACGGCCGCCACGGCTCCCAGCTGAGCCAGCTGCAGGTTTGTATCAACAGCATGGAGGAGGAGCTGCAGCAGCTCAACGTCAGCATCCAGCAGCAGGCCTCTGAGTACCAGATCCTCCTGGACATCAAGATGAGGCTGGAGATGGAGATCGCTGAGTACAGGAGGCTGCTGGATGGAGAGGGACTCAG TAGGAATGTGGAGACCAGACAGGAGATCAGGAAAGTGATCGTGGTCGAGAAGGTCCAGGAAGTACAACAAATCCAGGAAGTGGTGGAAG AGTATAATCCACACATGCAGAAGCGGGTGAGGGTGATCGTGGAGGAGATGGTGGATGGGAAGGTGGTGTCCACCTCAGTAGATGAGAAGGTCCAGGATATGAACTAA
- the LOC118389261 gene encoding keratin, type I cytoskeletal 19-like isoform X5 — translation MSIVASRSSSRRYSSRSGVGSSGLSLSGGMQFSSGLGGGMSRMSVSSVGSSRAPSVYGGAGGYGTRISQSTFPMDGPGQITIGANEKHTMQNLNDRLATYLEKVRSLEAANSKLELQIKEFYEMRSPTHKKDASGFYGTITDICNKIQARSVENSQMILRVDNARLAADDFKMKLETEANMRMKMEGNVARERGVLDSFTLTRAELEIQIEGLKEELVYLRKNHEEEMHLMRTLHCGAVNVEMDCASSVDMSKVLEEMRTQYEGMITKNQRDAAKWFESKVEVLQNQITTSTTEMKTSQSQVTDLKRTFQSLEIELHGLLTQKGYLEQSVVDVNGRHGSQLSQLQVCINSMEEELQQLNVSIQQQASEYQILLDIKMRLEMEIAEYRRLLDGEGLRNVETRQEIRKVIVVEKVQEVQQIQEVVEEYNPHMQKRVRVIVEEMVDGKVVSTSVDEKVQDMN, via the exons ATGTCCATTGTAGCCAGTCGCAGTAGTAGCCGTAGATACAGCTCACGTAGCGGTGTCGGTTCGAGTGGCCTCAGTTTGTCCGGTGGGATGCAGTTTTCCAGCGGTTTGGGAGGCGGTATGTCCCGTATGAGCGTGTCCTCTGTTGGGAGCAGTCGCGCGCCGAGTGTATATGGAGGTGCCGGGGGATACGGCACCCGTATCTCTCAATCCACTTTCCCTATGGACGGGCCAGGCCAGATCACTATCGGTGCCAACGAGAAGCATACCATGCAAAATCTGAACGATCGTTTGGCCACCTACCTGGAAAAG GTGCGCTCTCTAGAGGCAGCCAATAGCAAGTTGGAGTTGCAGATCAAAGAGTTCTACGAGATGAGATCACCGACTCACAAGAAGGACGCCAGTGGGTTCTATGGCACCATCACAGACATCTGCAACAAG ATCCAAGCCAGGTCTGTGGAGAACTCTCAGATGATCCTGCGGGTGGATAATGCCAGACTTGCAGCTGATGACTTCAAGATGAA GTTAGAGACGGAGGCTAACATGCGTATGAAGATGGAAGGGAATGTGGCTCGTGAGAGAGGAGTCCTAGACAGCTTTACACTCACCAGAGCAGAACTGGAGATACAGATTGAGGGGCTGAAGGAGGAGCTGGTCTACCTCAGGAAGAACCACGAGGAG GAGATGCATTTGATGCGGACGCTGCATTGTGGTGCTGTGAATGTGGAGATGGACTGTGCTTCCTCAGTGGACATGAGCAAGGTGCTGGAGGAGATGAGGACCCAGTATGAGGGCATGATAACGAAGAACCAGAGAGATGCTGCCAAGTGGTTTGAGAGCAAG gtggagGTGCTTCAGAACCAGATCACCACCAGCACCACAGAGATGAAGACCTCTCAGTCTCAGGTGACCGACCTGAAGAGGACCTTCCAGAGCCTGGAGATTGAACTGCATGGCCTGCTCACTCAG AAGGGGTACCTGGAGCAGAGCGTCGTTGATGTAAACGGCCGCCACGGCTCCCAGCTGAGCCAGCTGCAGGTTTGTATCAACAGCATGGAGGAGGAGCTGCAGCAGCTCAACGTCAGCATCCAGCAGCAGGCCTCTGAGTACCAGATCCTCCTGGACATCAAGATGAGGCTGGAGATGGAGATCGCTGAGTACAGGAGGCTGCTGGATGGAGAGGGACTCAG GAATGTGGAGACCAGACAGGAGATCAGGAAAGTGATCGTGGTCGAGAAGGTCCAGGAAGTACAACAAATCCAGGAAGTGGTGGAAG AGTATAATCCACACATGCAGAAGCGGGTGAGGGTGATCGTGGAGGAGATGGTGGATGGGAAGGTGGTGTCCACCTCAGTAGATGAGAAGGTCCAGGATATGAACTAA